Below is a genomic region from Coregonus clupeaformis isolate EN_2021a unplaced genomic scaffold, ASM2061545v1 scaf0246, whole genome shotgun sequence.
TCAAATTGCAGTCCCACTCTCATTGACTGAAGTGTCGTTGAGGATGAATAGTGAAGAGAATGTAAGACTAAGGGCCTTCACATTTTGGCTCATTGGGTTCAGAGCCAGGTGTCCTGAGGAGGGGGAAATCACCTTGAACACCAGACCTAGGTTCAAATATAATTGATTTCTTatcacttttgggactattccattagttctataagcAGGATTCAGTATGTTCAGAGCTAGACGTCCTGAAAGACATCACCTTTAACACCCGTTTATATACAGACCAGAAGCCTGACATGTTTTGAGAAGCATCAGGACAGGTCATCATTTTATCACCCAATAACTATCCAATGTTAATGCAGGCCGACTCAGCACTCAGTGAGAATCAGTATCTGAGAATGAGCAGTGAGTAACTCAGTGAGAATGTGCTTACTGAGCGCCAGACCTGATAGAAAGGACATACTGAACAGCACCAGCTCTCCTACGTGTCTACATACCCATGCGGTGACACGTTTTGTGTTGTACATTGCCATGTTGCCTGGGAGGTTGATATTTAGTAAGATTGAAAAAAATAAAGTACTTAATTGCCCGAGATGATAAATAAAGTTGAATTATACTATTCTATTCAAACCCACCTGTAGAGATTAACCTGGTCACATTACAATGGCAAGTCTTACCTTCAGAGCCTTTATGGTGTGGGTCCAGTCCTCCTGGGTGCAGATCAGGGGGATAGCAGTGAGCAGGATACTGCTGGCCTTGTTGGCATTCTCCTTCATTGTCTTCAGGACGTTGTCGACGCACACCTGGGACAAGCAGGAATTACATTTAATGAGAAAACGGATACGTATTTTTTTTTGTGGGATTGAGGTGCTTATTTTGGTAAATTCTAGCCGCCTTCCAAAGACGGAGAAAGATGCCGACAGACAGCCTTAAAACACCTGCGAGACCAAAGGACGTGCCTCACAATGTGAGActcaaacatttataaaataccGTCTCAAAACGTGTTAGGTTTTTAATAAATGAGTACATGCTGCTGTAAATATTCTGGCTGCTACACCATTTTTTTCACACACCATTTTTTTTCGCTTTCATTTTTAGAAGAGTAATAGTAGCCATTCAAAGTTTGTTTTTACAGTATAACCAAGTCTGTTTGAAGCAGGCGGTTCATACAAATAATACTTCTCTGTGGAAACGGACAACAAACACGCCCTCCTTGCTTGTTGTGTAATTACATGCGTTTACTCCATATTATCGCCCATTGTTATTGTGGATGCAATTCACACCTCAGTAATCTGACAGAGTCACGGTGACAGATCGTAGTGCCACGCCTGGACAGTCACAGAGCCAGTTTGACACGTTAACACATTGCGCTACGGTCAGCATTACTTTCACTTTCCTTTCTTTTCTTACCCGTCTCGTGATTGTCTCCAGGCAACGGCATTCAAACGTCAACATTTTGAATTTGAGCGCAATTAATGTTTTTCTCAATCCAAGCCTCAATTGAAATATTGTGAGAAACAAAATAAGCAACACGTTTGTGAATCAAAGCTCCTCTCTTCTTCCCAGTTCACACAGACATCCTACactgtactgtagcctacaggttcagtttgagtttgagtttgagtttgagtgcGCAATGCGCATGGTTTAATTGTTCAACAGCAGGCATTTGTTTCATACTACGTTTCCTATGTGTTGTGTGCATTAATGCGTTTTAGGCCTTACATCTTGCAGGGTGTAAAACTGGGTGCTCTGAAAGCTAGGCCTATCCTCTGTAAACATTGGCAGCTAGCCCGTGGAGTGATTTCTATACGACTGTTTGCTtacactataaaataacacacctGTTCTCCTGACTGCATGGTACAGCTAACAGCTCAAGTCAAAGGGAGTATTAAATGCACTAAAGATAATCTAATAGTCTGTTATATCACGATAATCCCTTGCTTGTTGTGTAATTAATTACCTGTCGTTTACGCCATTACATTACTACCTATTGTTATCAGTGGTCATGACAACACGACAATAACTGAAACACATTAGAGAGTGGTATCCATCTATCTGATCACGGGGAGGactctgtcagacagacagacagtgatgtggcCATGGAGACTTTGGCCACAGGAGCTCCAACGACATCaactctgcgtcccaaatggcaccctgtcacctatttagtgccctacttttgaccaagcaAGGGCTGCATGAAGATGTGATAAATATTGATCCTTACAATACAGTAGATTCAGTAACTGATGATAGAAACCTATTATAAAACTTAAGGCTATAAAGCCATGATAACCATGTTGATCTTATCCAATGGAAAGGCAATGCAGGTAATAAGGCAATCCTTTTCACTATTAACAACATCTAGGATGGAGCTAAACTTGTAAACAATTTGATCTAATCATACATTTATGATGGGTATGTATTTTATTGGCTACATTGAGATAACTTAATTACAATGATGAAATCAGACAAATTGTTCCTACACTCAATGTCAACTAGGCTAAATGCCATGCAGCTCCAGATAGCATGCCGTTTATAACAAGACGATACAATCTTGGGTGGCCCACCCCAACTGTATGTTACCATGGTACTCCTCAAGGGACATTAACTGATATAACCTTCTAATGTCATGTTGATACACTACGACATGAGACCAGGTTCGTTTCTGAAATGGAGCACAGTGACCACAACATGTGACCAGCAAAACATGAATTTATtgttgtgtgccctaatgaacacacccctgAACTGAGGGGCTGTTGTGTTGTGATCTCTTCCCAGGCCCCGTGGACAACTGTATACCGGTGACTCAACCTCTGCTGGCAGGATTCACACCGGAGGCTGGCAGGCTCACAGCGGAGGCTGGCACGCTCACAGCGAGGGAGGGCGGGagccagggagggagggtgtagaGCAGCCGGAAGGATGTGGCGAGAGGGTGTGCAacaggagggggaaggaggggggaggcgGCCAGGAGGTCAGCTGCAGGAACTAGGAAGGGGATGTCGGGTAAGGGCACGGAAGCCGAGCCTCCCCCAGACATAATATATCAACTGGATAGTGGGTGGCAGTCACTCACTCggaagctggtgtgtgtgtgtgtggtgtgtgtgtgtgtgtgtgtgtgtgtgggaggtacTTCAGAGCGATATAATAATCAGGCGAAAGAATTGGAAACGTAAACAGTTGCCTGTAAAATGCTGACGGGGAGGAAATTTACACTGGACAAATGTCATTGTGCAATTTCAAATCcctaaaatactatttgaaagaAGTTACATTTGTTTTGCTACAGCTTTGTGACAGAGGCATATTACTATTTAGTTATTATTAACTGGATAGACACATTTTGAATTCCTGCTTTGATTATGTAAGAATATAAATGCATTTATTCAAATTGAGTTGACCTCTAGGTCAGTGTGACAGCTGGAGTACACTTTGGGAGCCATTTCAGAAACGGAATGGTCACTTCAACCCTCATGTCACGGACATTTTAGACACACTAAACAATGGCTCCTAATGATGGGGAAGTGACTAACTTCGCACACAGGATATAAAAAAAAAGGGCTAATTCTCAAAATTCATGGAGAGATTATTCTATGAAATGTGTTCATGGAATTCACTGACGGTGACCTCTAACCTATTAGGTTTGATTCTTTCTAAATACAGTGACGGGAGAAAACAGTTAAACCACAGGAGGCAAAATGTCATGTCACCTCGTCGAGAATGTGGTGGGAGAGACTGGAGCCCTGAATCGTGAAGAAATTGAAACCCATAATAAGTGTTTACGGTGGTAAAATAAAAAGCTCTGACGCATTTCAGTTCTTATTTTTGCTTAATATTGCAGTTGGACATGTCCAACCGCTGTGAAAGCGGATGCAAGACATATGACCAAGTAACCACATGCAGTACATGAATGTGCCATCTTAGTGAAACGGGCTCATTTGCATAACATAATTTTCCAGATAGCCTGTGTTGTGGTTCAACTGAAACTTGGGGACATTCCTAAACACATCACTCCTCGAAACAGTTACAGACCCTTTCACACACTTGTGTAAACGCCTCTTCCCCTGTTGCCTGGGTTGCTGTCTAGAGGTTCCACGCCACTGCCGGCGTGGGTGTCGATGCGCATCCGTCCCACTGCGTGTTTGACacgctctcctcctgtcttccctgTCCTGTCTACTAACTTTCCTCTCAATAAAACATGTAACGTAATGAAGTCTCCGCACACTCAGGATCAATGCACACATTTCATTGAATAAGGCTAAGCTTTCGGTCGCAAGACCTTCATCAGAGCATACAAtcaataaaatataaaaatatacgATAGTGGAGGGAATTTCCACACAAAAAAATAACTCACCGCCTCCTCATGCTCCTTCCAGCAGTCGTAGTCGGTGGCCATGGCGATGCTGGCGTAGCAAAGACCCGCCTCCTTGGCGAGGACCACCTCGGGCACGCTGGTCATGTTAATGACGTCGGCGCCCCACTGGCGGAACATCAGGCTCTCGGCGCGCGATGAGAAGCGAGGGCCCTCGATGGTGAGCACCGTACCCTGCGGGTGGCACTTCACCCCCAGGCCCCGCGCCACCTCCAGCAGCACCTGGGCATGGGGAGGGAGAGGCGTGACTTCATTTTCTGGGAGAGAGTGGTCAGTGTTTTTGTCAATGCCCATGTTTTTGTGTTTTATGAACACTTGGAAAGAAGAAAATAATTGTAACTATGCAAAGCCTCATTACACACCAACAACCAAAAAGTTCAAATACACAGGTGGCTGGTAGCACCTTAATttgggaggacaggctcatagtaaCGGCTGGAACGGAAGGAATGAAACAgtatcaaacacaaacacattgtttccaggtatttgataccattccattgattattatgagccgtcctcccctcacgaGAATCCTGTGTTCCAATGCCATAACATTCACTCTCTCCCAACAGGCAACACTTGATGTACATTACAATAACATTTATAATGTAGTGGCGGGGGTTGATTTGGAACCAGGCCCCAGACACCAGTCTAGGTGCTAGTGGTTGATTTGGAACGGAGCCGTGGACACTGACCTCCCTGGTCCGGGTGCAGAAGGGCTCAGCCATGGGGATGTGAGACACGCCTGGGGGACTGGTGGGCCTCCCGTCGTACAGCGTCTGGGCTCTCTTTGTTgtcctgggagggagggaggacacacAGGAAATGACAGGTCAGTGACAAGGGTTGGGTTCAACAACTCTGTTACCATGGTTCGTCTCACTCAGGGTCCAAAACAAGAAGAACATGCACCTGCTGGCAGTTATTCTGGAGAATTTCTCTCTTCCGTTTAACACGTCACTTCTTGTCTGACTTTGTTTCCTCGCAGTGCAAAAAAATACTTTATCAAAAACATTCTAAGATATtataaataggctacattcttAAAGGGTGGGCTCAGAGTGACTACATTCTAGGTCAAATATTGGTATTCTTTTCTCTTTTAAGGTTTGAGTTGGTGTCTGAATGTGAAAGGCATTCATCCTGTCACTGTAGGGAAAACAAAGTGTTTCTAATCCACAGCCACAAGTAGTCATCATTGCAATGACTAATACATGCTGAATGGATCAGGGTATTTTAATAACAATCCTGGGCTTTGCAACAGCTGGCCCTCACAATACAATGACAAACAGATCCCCATAGTCACtgaggagaagaaaaaaaagaacttAAAATATTTCATGGCTGGATACATAGAAACTAGCCACAAACTGTTAAGCAATGTGGACTAAATCTGGGAATTACGGCATGGAATCCCCCAAAACCTttataggaggaggaggaggctagctattaaccctttacactcgcaCCCGTATACAGAttggaaatggcagatttggccactgataaacgcctaaattggACCGGAGTGGCTGTATAAGTAACATACTATAAATGACAGAGCTCAGCACTGTATGTTTTGGACTGACAGCTGTTCTGAACTTGGCCACCGCacgcgacaagaagttgcccccattcctcctgctaattgggcaacttttgcacaTTTTTGTTGTcttgagtgagggaaatgctgtaaataaaGAGGACTCTATGTGTTTTGAAAGacgagacgttgaggattataataaataccgctttgatgtcatacaagccaAACACACGTCCAAAtatgcacttcacatttccatatcataaaactcatgtcatatacagggTCAATGTTTATGGTCACTaggtttgatgtacagttacaagatgtcgtcataccctgggttgttatGAACAGAATGAGCCggtttgtttattgtgaagaaaaGTCACCTCGGACCACGCATCTGAATGTACTCATGACTACTTTCTATGCATATCAAAATTACGAtttgtttctctgaattgccctgtgaaagcctaacactgtaagatcatattttataacttagctagtcatgttggcaatagaacaagcttttaaatgatgcccacctgacccagattgcgatttataatgggccGTTTTATGATTGCGGAAACAACAGCAGTAactgtgtgatggcggggatgcagggttgtgttccatacaaaacaactacaagtctTCTTGCTCTAGtagttcctcaacagcacagctaggagagaTCAAAAAAAGCACTGTATAGTTGAAGGCTCTTCTTTGTGTcataaagtgcattgaaattacataggaattgtgcacactttggagaggtgtggcgccacttggagacaccagttagtcctctcactcaaatccttgtcatttttttttttttgtcttatgttgcacctaccccacattttccaggaatattcttaccgtgttactgaatgtatccagaataTTATCCGATTTCATTATCAACAAATGTGGTGAAAAgtactgtaaatgtaaaatgcacataaacagtgtaatgtttggattcagtcttgtgtcaggagaactgttgtgtcctcacctttggtctaataaaTGTTCCCATAATCTTCAAACTGTTCCCTTTTGATTGCTACCATGcttatgcatttcatatttcttctgtaagaaacatttcaatttagccctatccatatagccCAATTCCCACGAGAGTAAAGGGTTAAGGGGTGGTGAGGATGGGCTGAGCCGGCATTTAGCATTTGCCGACAGGCCGCTGCCCTCCAGATTCCAGAGCTGTTGCACAGTCAGGGTTCCACCCAGGCCACATGCCAGTTCTACATGCCCctccctcatacacacacacactctctctctctctctacccagtctCTGCTCAAATGAGCATGCCCAGCAACCAGCTGCTGTGAGACACTACCCTGGGTCCTGAAGCTACCTACCGCCTAAATGTTACACTGAGAAAAGGCAGGCTTAGAAAGACAACTTCTTGTCCTCATGTTACTAGGTAATATTTGGGAATTTGACTGTATGGACACAAAAAAAATGATGAAAGGAGGAACAAATATTTAGACTGTACTGACTGGAAAAACTAATATTTAGACTGTATGGACACTGACAAGAGGAACAAATATTTAGACTGTACTGACTGGAAAAACTAATATTTAGACTGTATGGACACTGAAAGGAGGAACAAATATTTAGACTGTACTGACACTGACAGGAGCCAATGTGTCATTTGGTCACACCAGTAAATGGAGATGGCCTGGGACATTTCTTACTAAGGCTTGaagtcacacaacacagacaacaACCCATTTCTGCTTTGGGTGTCACAGTGAGAGCTCAGTGAAGCTCTGCTAACAGGTCTCTCTGTGCCCACATCATCAACAGAGTAAACCAGCTGTTATACAGATCATTGAGAGCAGGACCGATACATAGTCAAGTCAGAGGTCAGTGAGTGCATGCGCCGACTACAGAGTGACCTTGGATTTCATACAGAGTGACCTTGGATTCCATACAGAGTGACCTTGGATTCCATACAGAGTGACCTTGTACTCCATACAGAGTGACCTTGGATTCCATACAGAGTGACCTTGTACTCCATACAGAGTGACCTTGGATTCCATACAGAGTGACCTTGTACTCCATACAGAGTTACCTTGGATTCCAGAAATGCTGAGGCAACAtggcattccaagacatttacatttttacattttagtcatttagcagacgctcttatccagagcgacttacaggagcaattagggttaagtgccttgctcacacagacagatttttcacctagtcggctcggggattagaaccagcgacctcccggttactggcacaacgctcttaaccactcagctacctgccgccccattctATAAAGGAAATGTATAGTgacccacccctccctccctgccgTCCCCCACCAAACTAAAACTAAGTGTGCGAGTAGAATATTCCAGAAATGCCACGACTGAGAAATAACCTACTGTTGTCAATGTCAACAAGACTCCCGAGGAGGAACATTGGCTACTGTCAGCGAAAGCAGAGACTATaattaggctatgtattgtattgcTCACTCATAGTAGTTTGGAAAATATACCTCATCTTAGCACTAGACACACACATCCTGTCCAGTACCACATACTGTAAAGTGATGCAAAGctccagtgagtgagtgagaactggggagaccagagaccagagttAATGCTCGCAGCAGGCGAGCAGAGAGAAATCCTAGCTAACCTAGACAACAGGCCAGCAGTGTTTGGAACAGGAGCAGGGGGCAAAACAAATGACTCACTGATGTTGTAAGATAATCATAAAAGTAAACCCTTCAGAAATATGCTGGATGGGTCACATGCTGCGCAGTGGGACAAGACTGAACAAGTCCTAACATGTTAGCTTCCCTATTCTGTCCAACAGAGCCTGCCTCTGCTTGTTGTAACAGTAGGCTATCAATAGAATCAGAGTTTACAACACATATGGGTGGATTGGCGGTGATGAGGCATAGCTTCTCTGAGAGCTGCACAGAGGGGAGGACGTGGAGTCAAAGTCAGACGGCAAACCCGAGGGAGGATTGCAGAAATGATCTGCTATTTCTCATTCAATGCACTACGTTTTGACTTCTTGACGACGACAGAGCTTGGAGACAAAGGTTTTTGTGTGCACTGCATTCTAAATCAACAAGACTGCCTCATGAACACATTCTCAATTTACGGTCCATTGCATAGAATTCTACTGACAATTCAATTCAATGCAGCAACACAGCCTCAGGACAATGAGAGGAGTTGTGTTCCACTCTGATAGAATAATGGGTAGAGTTGTGTGTGGTGACTTGGAATCTAGAGATGGGGGGGGGGCATTGAGGAAGAATAGGTGTTTCTTCAAGGTTGAGGcaacacacaggcaaacacattGGATAATCGTCCTAAAAATACCATCCAATCAAAACATTGGATGCCTGGGCACTTTAGAAAGAATAGCCTATTACTAGTAGAGAAAAATTCAAATTGAGCATGTTTTATCAGTACTACAACTGATGGCCATCACATCTGTTTTGGGCTGCAACATTTCTAGATAGAGTTCTTCTGAAATCCTGGTTGGATCATCCCCTAAACCAGGAGGGAACAAGCACGGAGGGAATTCTTCAACTGGGAATCATCCCACAGGGATATCTGACAAACTTACTGAGAACTGAAGTTCTGAAGAACTTGCTGCATCTAATTTCTGTTTCATTTTGACACACTAGCCTATATTAATGAATCTGAGAACAGCCAGAGAGGACACACTTGTGAAAGGTGTGTTGATTCCTAGGTGTGGTGTAGGTCTGCTTACGTACAGTAACAAGATGCCATTCCACCAGCTCAGGGAATTCGTCCGGAAGAAGGAACCTTGATTAGGTATTACATGTTCCACTACTTCCTCTGTCAGAGGTATCTTGGGCTCATCTGGTTCTCATCCCGTAGTTTACTTCAGGTCACACGGTCATAATATTACCAAACAATGCTGCTCAACTGAAGGTTGTACAGAGGTCTAGGCCTAACCGTGGGAAACATGACTCATGCTGAAGTACTATTTTACTGATGTTACTGAAATGCATTCCCATAGACAGACCGAGACAAAGGTGATAACATTCAAAACTGAACAGTCATTTGTGATGCAAATACCTTACACCTAGGCCTATTTCTCGAGTTCATC
It encodes:
- the LOC121557059 gene encoding S-methyl-5'-thioadenosine phosphorylase isoform X3; its protein translation is MLIGIIGGSGLDDPDILEGRTEKYVDTPYGKPSDALVIGKIKNVECVLLARHGRQHTIMPTNVNYQANIWALREEGCTHLLATTACGSLREEIQPGDIVIIDQFIDRTTKRAQTLYDGRPTSPPGVSHIPMAEPFCTRTREVLLEVARGLGVKCHPQGTVLTIEGPRFSSRAESLMFRQWGADVINMTSVPEVVLAKEAGLCYASIAMATDYDCWKEHEEAVCVDNVLKTMKENANKASSILLTAIPLICTQEDWTHTIKALKTTAQSSIMLPKH
- the LOC121557059 gene encoding S-methyl-5'-thioadenosine phosphorylase isoform X4, which codes for MIGIIGGSGLDDPDILEGRTEKYVDTPYGKPSDALVIGKIKNVECVLLARHGRQHTIMPTNVNYQANIWALREEGCTHLLATTACGSLREEIQPGDIVIIDQFIDRTTKRAQTLYDGRPTSPPGVSHIPMAEPFCTRTREVLLEVARGLGVKCHPQGTVLTIEGPRFSSRAESLMFRQWGADVINMTSVPEVVLAKEAGLCYASIAMATDYDCWKEHEEAVCVDNVLKTMKENANKASSILLTAIPLICTQEDWTHTIKALKTTAQSSIMLPKH
- the LOC121557059 gene encoding S-methyl-5'-thioadenosine phosphorylase isoform X2; this translates as MAASMQIKIGIIGGSGLDDPDILEGRTEKYVDTPYGKPSDALVIGKIKNVECVLLARHGRQHTIMPTNVNYQANIWALREEGCTHLLATTACGSLREEIQPGDIVIIDQFIDRTTKRAQTLYDGRPTSPPGVSHIPMAEPFCTRTREVLLEVARGLGVKCHPQGTVLTIEGPRFSSRAESLMFRQWGADVINMTSVPEVVLAKEAGLCYASIAMATDYDCWKEHEEAVCVDNVLKTMKENANKASSILLTAIPLICTQEDWTHTIKALKTTAQSSIMLPKH
- the LOC121557059 gene encoding S-methyl-5'-thioadenosine phosphorylase isoform X1, which encodes MKPASLHCPLWWREDKKLLKIGIIGGSGLDDPDILEGRTEKYVDTPYGKPSDALVIGKIKNVECVLLARHGRQHTIMPTNVNYQANIWALREEGCTHLLATTACGSLREEIQPGDIVIIDQFIDRTTKRAQTLYDGRPTSPPGVSHIPMAEPFCTRTREVLLEVARGLGVKCHPQGTVLTIEGPRFSSRAESLMFRQWGADVINMTSVPEVVLAKEAGLCYASIAMATDYDCWKEHEEAVCVDNVLKTMKENANKASSILLTAIPLICTQEDWTHTIKALKTTAQSSIMLPKH